The segment CCctactctttattttatattacaatatggGATGAAAATGTAAGTATGTGAGAAGTGAGAGAgctaatatttcataaaattatatatattttcaacctTTGAAAAGTGATGGTAGAAATTGGAGTCATAGTAGGTTTAATAGCCTTTAatacccccctcccctcccacggattaggaatgtcatgttgggggggggggatttgggCCGGTGTTGTGGTCCCCCCCCAATAGTAGCTCCCCCCGCCAAGAAAACCTGCTATATAGAAGCCTTTCCCCCAGGGGgaaaaggctactatatagtagcctttccctCAAAATAGGGgttctccctcacgtttttggttcagattttataaaaaaaaatatttatggaaacccGGTAAGgtttaaaatctacactccTAGGTTGcatatatctgcattcatctgtaaAGGTTAattttcgttttgccgatttattaatatttttatagacaatgctaaatattgaacatgtgtgtaatggaattaatcatagaacttaatttaggtaatttgattgaaaaaaatacttggttttacaagatatacacttaaatgcataattctgtgttctgaatttgtaaatgaaaactgctttgataatttttcaataaatctatcagtccgtctgtctgtttgtgCAAATTTtatccaggctaaacctctgttttagaaaAATTTTGGTTTTCGATATTTCagagcccgatgtttaaaatccAATTATTATGAATATAGTGTATATTCTTTAGGggtcaatatctcaaaaactagagatgaccacatcaccatattttcacagtggcaGTGGTTTTCCACTTGTAGATGACTCTGgaaatttcagccctcagggtaggggccctCGATAtttcagggcccgatgtttGAAACCCATTAtaataattgaattattataGTGTTCTATAAGACTAGTGTGGAtccgaatctcaaattctaaagaTGACCACTAaatcatattttcacagtggtaatGGTATATCACTTGTAGGTGACACTGAAAATTTTAGCACCCAGGGTAAGGGCCCTTGATGTTTCTcagcccgatgtttaaaatccAATTATAATGAATACTAGTAGTATAATTTTTAGGGGCCCATatcacaggcacttgtttctgagaaaaaaaaataccctatagtataataataacacaaggTATCTAACTCCGAATAAGGTACACCACCCCCTCCCGTGTGTTGCAGTCGTTTTCGCTTTTATACGAAATGCAATGCAAAAGTGTTTAGTACCATTTTCTTCTTCaataaattatctaaacaaccatgatttagaaccccatcaatcaaagtaaacatttcagtttctcgaCATATCATTGCACCCTGTCTCTCGTTTGATATGTAGTAgtataaatatatgatatgattatATTTAAGATCTTCAATTCTAAcggtataaatttaaaattgatagccttATGGACGAAGGGAGCAATACATTTCCATTTCTTATTttcttcctctacaaaatttaGACATGCAAGATTCGTCTCCAATTCCGGGTCGTCTCCAATTCCGGGTTACTCGTGTGTATTTCATGTCACCTGGTTTAACTTAACTTGTAGAGCataaaaaacttaataaatacTTTCCTCACGAACTATAGGCCTTTCTGTCTTTGATCATAAAACGATATTCGAAAATTAGCATCTACAGACCCTCCGAGAAACGAATTTAGAAATCAAGCGCTTTCGAGATAGAGATTTACACACATCTTGCTATTTTCATTAATAACGCTGCAGCGTGGTTGATGTGAAATTTTGGGAGGGCGTTAATGGATGAAAAATATTGCACATGCATTCAGTTATATGTCAACAGTTATTCAAAATGATAACTGCTGAAATAAATTTACAccatttaattaatcaatcagAAGGAATTTCCAAAATTGCGGGTCACTATAcctgaaacaaatttttctgcGGATTTACGATAAcgtgaaagagagaaaaaagagatTCAATTGAATAAAATGATCCATCAAGCGCAGGtgtcattttatttatcttgtttgttatttttctttaggcttactattttcatggtattaataaataggttttcttaaaaacaatgcttcagattTACATTGCATCTGAATTTATCGAATATTTTCaggaactaagtgttgtcagcggtattgatttgtgcttaggtccaaacactgtttcactttcggtttgcccgagtaagtgcacaggagagttgattaaaatcaactcccaaaaatccattttttatcAACTGATGCACAATTGTATAGACTTTGATTAGTGTATATTACCTTTTTTGGATTTTTCTGTATAACATTATTATACTGTATgtcttaatttcaaagaaaactttactgcttttatatagaaataacgtGAACTTTATggcgaactgtacgcgcataatttacgcgcatgtaacaattcgttgtttTACCCTTTGCCAAGgatgttgctaacgctgagggtaatagaacgaatTATTAAGTGCGTCTAatccaatcagatttcagtatttaacatgaaagtataataatacaaattgtagcattgtagtttattaaaagaagacttttaaacattttccctatagTAGgcctactgtggtttcattaatgtTCGTGGGCATTAGTTTTTGTGGATAAAGGGAATATAACTGTTTCAATTTGTGGCAAATTACTTATcattacaaaatgttagtagaaatcgcacttcaatgaacatttaattcatCAATAAAGATAACGAAattcacgaaaattggtattcaacgaatattgatgaaaccacagtatatgcTGCTATATTGAACTTTAAACCCTTCTGTGGACTCCAACATTTCCCTGAGGCActgtttttaacaattttgaatcaatatttttttcacattataAGTTCCCAAATTTTAGTATTGTGTTCTTCATATGGAGATTTTGACCaatttttcgatatattttatgttgaaaattaaaagttttagtCGATTATGTTTTTCATTCAGATTTAAGATGCCCTGTCGTAGACGCTGTTCGAATTCAACACTCATTATCATTGCAGTAACTGTTGGGATCGCTTATTTCGTGGTAAATCATGTTTTAGAGGATGGCGTAAAGAGTGAAAAGGGTTCAATGACAAGCAAATTAGTACGATGGATTAAAACAAACATACCATTGAAGAAGGCAATTAAATGTAGAGGTAAAGAACAACTgataatcaaaaatatttatagcCGCGACCCTGAAGGATGGTATGAAAATCGGGATATTTGCGACACATGTTTTGATTTTCCGAATGCTACTTTGAGAACGAGCTATGGACCTACGCCTATCTTTATCTATCCAGGAGATCAGGATGATTTGGTCTCAGGTTCAGTTTTAGACAAAGGAACATTTGAATCGGAAAAGGAGATGATACTGTCTGAAATGATGAAAGATGACCCCGATCTTCAAATAATAGATATTGGAGCCAATATTGGTTAGTATTGCAAGTGTACAGCTGATATATCTAATTGATATATGTTTGAATGATTAgcgtaccgatcagacccaacctaacaaaCAGTAAACCCCTACTAAACCCAGGATTTACTCTCTGGGTTAactccgggtttactagagtggacccacaGTAAACCCAAAGAAAActcagagtggacacagagagtaaacccggtcagaagtatacccctgaaagcagacgctaacaaTGTATTCGGAATATATACGGGGCAGggattacaggcagtaggatggtaagataaaagagGGTCTGTTTCACACCTTAGTGcgtacagttgacctcaaaagcaatttccaagtaaacccaaagaaagaccaaagtaaaccccgagtggaccaaaattttgaaaaagcaaaCCCAGAGGTAACCCCAAGTAAACCTGAAAAGTAAActcggggtttagttggggtttactctggtgttaggtccAGTCTGATCgatactgtatttttttttcattttccaatAAATGGTATGCATTCAATTCATTTCAGCTGCAAAATTTGGTTGGAAATACTAAGGTGGCCATTAAAATTTGACTTTTGATTTAGCTGGTTTTCCATAAACGTTTCCATTGGGTTTGATTCCAATCTTGAAAAGTTTCTTGACTAGGAGAAGCTTTTCCGTTGAATTTTTTCAACTgtactttattttaaaaggaCTTTAATCAGGACAAAATTTGATGAAAACTTGTCTTTCTTCTCATGAAATCCTACTTTAGACCATTATAagctcttttatttttttattgaaagaatgaaaaatttaaCAGCATAAATTTTACATACCAAATTTTCTTGACAAATATTAATGTATTAGCCTGCCAGATAAGCTTAATAGTCTATTTCTTGAGCtcttaaatattctttaaagtGACAAGTTCTAGTGACAAGAAAAATCTGATGTGCCTGCTTTAGGGATTTAACTTTTTACAAAATCGTAAATTTACCATTAGATGTCGGAAATTCGGATTCAAGAAATGcaattttcttcatattttaatttttgattggATTTCTTCTTGTTCAAATGATCAAAAACTACAGCTTCTTCATAGTACAAACGCAAATTTGATACGATCAATGTTCAAGTAAGTATGAGGTGCAATTCGTTGTCTCCGTTTTTTTTGGCAAGTTCCTTGATAAAGAATAAatcgaaaaaaaagaaagattttagcagaaaaacaataacatattattttgtttttagttaTTTGACGAAAAATGGacatttccggatttttaaaaaatcagttaattttcattaattttactttaaataaaatatttttttttatttaattagtaAAATCTATCTTAgtcaatcaaaaaaaaaatgaaaaaaataataaattgattaataacaattttaaaacgtCATTTCGCTggtttcatttcttttattaattaaattttgaataatatttaaactttaattttcaataaacaaaccCGAAAAGGCAAAAATAAGAGTTCAGTGGAGAACACGCTTTGGTGGATCCAAATCAGTggtagtttgcatcaaaatatatacttacaatgaaattatattgaaatatattacgtaaagaacaaatatatttactgATAACTTATTTAGAGTATACGTACCAAAAAAGATTGGCAAatgttgaacaaataaaatgagCCAATTCTTATCTTGAATGCGTGATTTAAGTTTTGATGGATAGAACGCCTGCGAAGCAcaacctctggtgagagaatgggatATAACTTTCCAGAAAGGGAAACCACGCGCGAAAAGTATAGGACGCGTTCATTatgcatcgcgggcagataccttggatcggacatATATGGTTAGTACTAAAAAGttagtaaataaaatgaaataaataaaagcgattttagttttgattgaAAAAGCTTTTCAGAACGGGGTGCTCCAGGAACGCGAGGTTGACAAATTAACCTCACGGCGGAAAGTGTAGAGCGAGTTAACCATACATTGGATCCGACATCTTTGACGTAAAATttgcaaatgttttaattacattAATGATAAAGATAACAGATAAAATCTCAGGTAGAAAAACACATATTTTACCCACACTCCCTCTCTCATTTGCCTTAAATTCTACCAAATGATTTCTTTCGATAATAAAAAAGGAAACTCTTAAAGCATTCCCAAAAAgtaaatcaaacatattttcCCCTCTTTTTATCAACAGTATTATGTTTCTCAAGTATGATTGTGTCATTTGTAATATAACTGTTTCTAAATTTTATAAGTGTTTATACGCTGAGCTGTGCAAAGGCCGTGCGAAAAGTACTGGCAGTTGAGGCCTTCGCTAGAAATTTGCAACATCTTTGTGCTTCATTCATGGAAGTGCAATtatgattgttttatttgtaatataacTGTTTCTAAATTTTTAGGTGTTTATACGCTGAGTTGTGCAAAGGCTGGACGAAAAGTACTGGCAGTTGAGGCCTTGGCAAGAAATTTGCAGCATCTTTGTGCTTCTGTCATGGAAGGGGGCCTACAAGACAATGTTTATCTTATCCATAACGCTATATCAAACAATAATTCGTTCGTCAGCTTAGGAATGCACAAAGGTAACATGGGAGGTACATATGTAGACGTAAACGCTAAccatatcaaacaattaaaagaAGGTGAAGCCCAGGGTACTTATGGACAGGTATACTCTATTACATTGGATGATCTCTTGGAACTTCCAGTTATGAAACATTTCCGAAAAGTATTTATCAAAATGGACATTGAAGGTTTCGAAGACCGCGCTGTTGAAAGAGCGacacaattttttgaaaaggtcAATGTTGTGGGAATTTTAATGGAGTGGGTGTTTCATAGAAACAATCCGACTGCAAAGAAAATTATAGATTTTATGACAGAGCGAAAATATAAACCTCATGCGTGCAAAATCGGAAAAGTTCCTTTAGATGTAGCTGAAAATGAAAACTGGGGATTGGATGTTCTATGGCTTTCAAACGGAAGCTGAAAATCGTTAAAGGGCATAGCCACGATTTcggtccaattttttttttttgattttaatgtttaaaatgcttcagtaaggcatttttaataggcaaccaaaatttgagtgtcatttgttgagttataagcgagtaacAGATCTTACAATTCCtcgatatgtaaacaaagcttttgtttacattttgaaggttgaagtgaaatttccagttttagacctaaaatgaatgtgttaatcgtaaggaactgtttatttatacttagaatgaataaagaatatagacaaatcatcttgaaaaagattttttactggtatattgaacctatgtaaacaaacgcaGGGCAACGAACCTTGTTTAGATAACGAAG is part of the Magallana gigas chromosome 3, xbMagGiga1.1, whole genome shotgun sequence genome and harbors:
- the LOC105345049 gene encoding uncharacterized protein, which codes for MTSKLVRWIKTNIPLKKAIKCRGKEQLIIKNIYSRDPEGWYENRDICDTCFDFPNATLRTSYGPTPIFIYPGDQDDLVSGSVLDKGTFESEKEMILSEMMKDDPDLQIIDIGANIGVYTLSCAKAGRKVLAVEALARNLQHLCASVMEGGLQDNVYLIHNAISNNNSFVSLGMHKGNMGGTYVDVNANHIKQLKEGEAQGTYGQVYSITLDDLLELPVMKHFRKVFIKMDIEGFEDRAVERATQFFEKVNVVGILMEWVFHRNNPTAKKIIDFMTERKYKPHACKIGKVPLDVAENENWGLDVLWLSNGS